The following coding sequences are from one Culex quinquefasciatus strain JHB chromosome 1, VPISU_Cqui_1.0_pri_paternal, whole genome shotgun sequence window:
- the LOC119771189 gene encoding LOW QUALITY PROTEIN: 4-coumarate--CoA ligase 1-like (The sequence of the model RefSeq protein was modified relative to this genomic sequence to represent the inferred CDS: inserted 2 bases in 1 codon), with amino-acid sequence MGTDLIISGGPEPVVLLQDGSLGEMMIKELKLRPSNIGLIDPVSGRELTYRQILQYSCRVAHGLRALGLRKTDTVAIVSENCLEYCFAMFGTIFVGAPLAQFNPAYLEGELEHAINMTKPKIIFVSTGVASRVESVNRKLKCAQKLIVFGSSFNDFLNENTREEFTPDPVSKSDHVALILLSSGTTGLPKGVQLTHANIMATIAHSKESAKLLDLPDQLVALAVTPLFHVLASVGLINMVTNNCRCVLMPKFNAHLFLGSIQKYKVNLMSVVPPLMVFLAKHPMVDSYDLSSLMTLFCGAAPLSREIEDQVRERLGIAFVRQGYGMTETTYAMLMQTGFENKSGCVGKVRMGQLAKVVDPETGKILGPNQRGELCFKGSLIMKGYVGREEAIDSEGWLHTGDIGYYDEDEDFFIVDRIKELIKYKGFQVAPAELEAILLKHPKVKDAAVIGIPDERVGELATGFVVAEMGEKITEXELMQFVAEHVSQQKQLHGGVKFIDEVPRTASGKILRRMLRDSLKSKL; translated from the exons ATGGGTACGGATTTGATCATTTCCGGAGGACCGGAACCGGTTGTACTACTGCAAGATGGTTCGCTAGGCGAAATGATGATCAAGGAACTAAAACTTCGACCTTCGAACATTGGACTG ATCGACCCAGTCAGCGGCAGGGAACTGACCTACCGGCAAATACTGCAATACTCGTGCCGAGTGGCCCACGGGTTGAGGGCGCTTGGACTGCGCAAGACGGATACGGTAGCGATCGTCAGCGAAAACTGTCTCGAGTACTGTTTCGCCATGTTCGGAACGATCTTCGTTGGAGCTCCGCTGGCGCAGTTCAATCCGGCCTATTTGGAGGGAGAACTCGAGCATGCCATCAACATGACAAAGCCCAAGATCATCTTCGTTTCGACCGGCGTTGCCAGTAGAGTTGAGTCTGTCAATCGAAAACTTAAGTGTGCGCAAAAGCTGATCGTCTTCGGATCAAGTTTCAACGATTTCCTCAATGAAAATACTCGCGAAGAGTTCACTCCGGATCCAGTGTCCAAAAGCGATCACGTCGCCCTAATCTTACTCTCATCCGGAACCACTGGTCTTCCAAAGGGAGTCCAGCTGACCCACGCCAACATCATGGCCACGATCGCCCACTCCAAGGAATCGGCCAAACTGCTCGACCTCCCCGATCAGCTCGTTGCGCTAGCAGTAACCCCACTGTTCCACGTACTCGCAAGTGTCGGACTTATCAACATGGTCACCAACAACTGCCGTTGCGTACTGATGCCCAAGTTCAACGCTCACCTGTTCCTCGGCAGCATCCAAAAGTACAAGGTCAACCTGATGTCCGTGGTTCCACCGTTGATGGTCTTCCTCGCCAAACACCCCATGGTCGACAGCTACGACCTGTCCTCCCTGATGACCCTGTTCTGTGGAGCAGCACCACTCAGCAGGGAGATCGAGGACCAAGTCCGCGAGCGGCTGGGGATCGCGTTCGTTCGGCAGGGCTACGGCATGACGGAAACCACGTACGCAATGCTGATGCAAACCGGCTTCGAGAACAAGTCCGGTTGTGTGGGGAAAGTTCGTATGGGTCAGTTGGCCAAGGTTGTCGACCCGGAAACGGGGAAAATTCTAGGCCCAAATCAACGAGGTGAACTCTGCTTCAAGGGATCGCTGATCATGAAGGGTTACGTAGGTCGAGAGGAAGCCATCGACAGTGAAGGATGGCTGCACACCGGGGACATCGGGTACTATGACGAGGATGAAGATTTCTTCATCGTCGATCGGATCAAGGAGCTCATCAAGTACAAAGGATTCCAGGTGGCACCAGCAGAGCTTGAGGCGATACTCCTGAAACACCCCAAAGTGAAGGACGCGGCGGTGATTGGCATTCCGGACGAGAGGGTTGGCGAACTGGCGACCGGCTTTGTTGTGGCCGAAATGGGCGAGAAGATCACCGA TGAATTGATGCAGTTTGTG